In Pedobacter sp. SL55, the following proteins share a genomic window:
- a CDS encoding ligand-binding sensor domain-containing protein: MSQSTVLSIAKDSRGYLWFGTRDGLNRYNGKSIKVYRHDDQKNTSISADDYIYTIVKSKDNSLWIGTQRGLNYYQPKTDAFEKIYHNPKDPSSLSSNAVLSVCETKNGQVWFGTNQGLSMLANAKSRKFKNFKLKDGLAGNEIYCIFEDSKQHIWVGTTTGLTQIKSLGKEKFQFVNFFTNPMIPIA, encoded by the coding sequence TTGTCGCAGAGCACGGTGCTTTCTATTGCCAAAGATAGCCGGGGCTACTTATGGTTTGGTACTAGAGACGGCCTTAACCGATATAATGGTAAAAGCATTAAAGTTTACAGGCACGACGATCAGAAAAATACCTCCATCAGTGCCGACGATTATATCTACACCATTGTAAAATCAAAGGACAACAGCCTTTGGATAGGTACCCAACGTGGACTAAACTACTATCAGCCAAAAACAGATGCTTTCGAAAAAATATACCATAATCCCAAAGATCCGTCTAGCCTTAGCAGCAATGCTGTATTAAGCGTTTGCGAAACTAAAAACGGACAAGTGTGGTTTGGTACCAACCAAGGCTTAAGCATGTTGGCCAATGCCAAATCCCGTAAATTCAAAAATTTTAAACTTAAAGACGGATTGGCGGGTAATGAAATCTATTGCATTTTTGAAGATAGTAAGCAGCATATTTGGGTAGGCACAACTACGGGGCTCACTCAAATAAAATCGTTAGGCAAGGAGAAATTTCAGTTCGTTAATTTTTTTACAAATCCAATGATCCCAATAGCTTAA